In Amphiprion ocellaris isolate individual 3 ecotype Okinawa chromosome 2, ASM2253959v1, whole genome shotgun sequence, the genomic stretch TTCAGAAAAGCACCACAATGAATCTGACATGAAGCAATTGAGATGTGACTCAAGTGTACACCTTCAGCTTTCATACACTTggttaaaaatattgttttatgtatattttttaacatcCTTCTATTTTCACAGGTTTAAAAATAATTGGATGATTGACTGATAACCAGTTTCATTCCCGGGTGTGgtctgtttttatgtgtttaatgAAAAATTATGGCCATTAAAGCTCTGGAGCAATTCCAAGTTTTGAATTTGCATTTTCAACTGTCAATAGAGGATCCAAAGAGGTGTTGATGCAAGTTAGGGGGGTCATTGTTGGACTGATAACACAAAGCAGACCTATGGGAGATAAAAATCAACTATCTGGGACAATCTTAAAAAGAACGAATGCAGTGAACTCAGCAACACCAAAAGGTCTGGAAGGCCACAGTAGACATCTAAAGTGGATTATGATAGAATTCTTTCCTTGGTCAGGAAAAACAACTTCACAACATCTGACCAAGAATCCAATGAAGAACACTCTCAGGGAGGTAGACTACAGCCAAGAGATGCCTTTATGAATGTACATTCAGAAGGTTTGTCTCATGACGCAAAGCACTGGTAACACTCAGATACAGAAAGACCAGATTAGACtgagagaaaacatttaaaacagctgCTCAGTTCTGGAAAAAGATTCTTTATACAGACGGAACCCAGATGAACCATCAGGATGTGGGGAAGAGCATGAAAACTTAATTTTCACTTAATTATTTGATGCAAATAGATTCCAGACTTCTGCCAGTCGTTGACTGAAATGGATCTGCATcaaagtattaaaaataatcattatatTTGTAATTATACTAAATTACTTTGGGCTATATGGactatggaaaaaaaagaatggcAGGAATTCCTGAAAGGTTCTTGTAGTATTTCTGTTGAACTCcttgaattaaagctgaaagtttacattttgatgacatcatttcaaattaattgtggttagcagaaataaaagtacaaaatctGTATCACTGTCCAAGTACTTATGGATCTGACTGCACATTCTGCCCAGCAAACTGTTTTCCATGATTTCCTCTTTTGATTCAGTCCTATACGGTCTTTCAGAAAAGCATTACAGTGCACATCATTGTTTTGGCTATTTatacaaaagagaaaaatcctCAAAGACTTGATTTTAGGCTTTGTTTGTGTCCAGTCTTGAACCtttgttgagtcattttctatctcACTCTCATTATTTTCTCTTCCGGCAGTATTCTGACAAGAGGCATAAAATACCCCAAGTATATCAAGTGCAATGACATAAAGAAAGAGTTcagattttgcttttgttttcttggttTGCTGATGTTGACTGGGTCACGACTTCCTTTGTGGAGAAATAGCCAGTGCAATAAGCTCCATGAAAAAGATACTGTATGCCTTTAGCCATTTATACTGTCACGTTTatcagctttttatttgtattctACTCAATCCTCAGTTCAATAAATGAAGAACACCCTCTAGAGGGATTTAATGTAGCGTGTAGACTAGATTCAGTTGCTTGAAATAGCTGTTGTAAACAACAGGGAAATGTTAATATAAGCAACTTTAAAGCTGAATCAAACATCTCAGACATTACAGAATACTTTAAGAAATGTTTAGCTGGAATGTAAAGTAGTAAATGGGAGGAAACCTGGATAGCACCTTCACGGTCCTTTATCGTGAATTATTTGTACTCATTCAAATGACTTGCTTGAATGATAATAAACTGTACAtctgtttaaacattttctctTACAATAGTTTGCAAGAAGTGACAAAGACTTCCgacaaaataatcaaatcacACAATCCTAGGATACTCACAAAGGCGACTCCGCTCCCGCTCACCCCGGTGTGGATGTCAATCCAGGCCTCAGGtccctcctccaccaaaccACAGCGATGCAACAAGGAGCGAAGCAGAGCACCATCTTCCTGTTTTGCATGGGACCCCCGCGCAAACAGGAGAGCCCCCTCCTGAACCACACACGGTAGATTTGGCATGAGCCGGATGGCAACTGAGTTCTCTGGCAGGAGCTTGATatttaaacacagaaagaaaaattaaacatatgaTCTTTAACCATGAGCAAACCAGCATTGAGTGTAAAGCCACTACTTACTGGCTTACCTCTTCTAATGTAGCCAGTGTCACTCCTGCTGCAACAGATACTATTATGTGTCTGTCAGTGACATGCTGTGAGATCTCATTGAGAACTAGTGGGACCAGGTGAGGTTTGACTGCAACAAAGACCACATCTGAGCCGCAGATCACCTCTATGTTGGAGTGAGTTACAGCAATGCCGAGCTCCTGAAAGCATGAAGGAAAAATATTATACACATGCATTAACCAGCTCTTACACAAGTGCACACAAAATGAATTATGATATCTTTATAATATTTACGGAAAAACACTAATCAATGCTGGTTTTCTGTCAGGGGAAAAGTAACCAATTTCATGACAAGTAGTGGACAAAATAAACAGCTAAATAACTATAGGATCGATCCATACTGAAATTGCAGCTCAcaatgaagttttatttttttaaaatttctacaTATACTTTGGTTTTTCCAATTAAACGTGTGCTTTTAACTGTGACATCTCTTTTCCTTACTTTGAGCATGCACACAGAGGGTCATAGAGCAGCATGCAGGTTCAATACAAGCCCATTCAAATGAAACAATGCCACACATCTCTTATCAAGTGCACCATGCTTTATTATGGTAGAAATTGTATTAGTTTTCAATTAACATGACTTTTTTGATAGCCCATAGATGTATTCAGTTTACTCACTGGTGGTCTCTGAAATAAGTTAGGGATATTTGTTACAGTAAATGATAGATGTTTCATTGAATAAATTGTATTGTCTCAGTGCTGGGTTAAAATAATATGGAATTTATTAACTTGTATCTAAAAATAGATATTTAGCCTTTTTACCCATTACCAATAATTTCACTACCTACTTTGAGCTCTTATGTTGGTAATTGTAAGGACAAATGATTTCTTCaatacatttattatattaGCATTTATGAAGGCAGAATGAGGGTAGTAAAGAtacttttttcaaattatttagaTGTATGGGAGACTTTCTGGAAACATTAGAACCATGATAGTGGGAAAATGTATGATTTAGaatttggaaaaaatatgtgcTAAATGAAAACCATACCATTGCTATGCTGATGATACCCAGCTCTTCCTGTCATTCCCTCTGGACAGCCACACTGTCTCTACCTGTATCTCAACATGCCTTGCAGATATCTTGGCATGGATGAAAAAAACGCCACCTTCAACTCAACCTCTCCAAGAATGAGCTCCTTGTCTTTCCAGCCAGCACCTCTATTCAACAAGAAATCAACATCCAGCTTGAATCAACCCAACtcaaacagacaaaatctgGCAGAAATTTGGCTGTCATGATCGATGACCAACTAACATTCAAGGCTCATGTGGCCTCTGATGCTTGGTTATCTGCAGATAATCCAGatttcaaccagccaaaaacagctcATGTCACCTCCCTGTTCAGATCACTTCtttggcttccagttgctgtctgcataaaattcaaaactctgacacttgtctacaaaactagaatgaaaacagctccctcctacctgaactctctcattcaggtctacactcccacCTTGCTCACTACGctcagccaacaaaaggctcctgatacaaccaccacaaaagGGCCACGCCATAGTTAGATTCTTCTCTTCTGTGGTTCCCAGGTGGTGGAGTTACTAAACTCTGTTCAATCTGCAGAGTCTCTGTCAGTctaagaaaagactaaagacccagctcttcactgaacacctatGCACCTGACAgattgcaaaaaaattaaaaataaatacaaaatccCTCTCATCTCCTGCACTGCCTGTATCCAAtagtcctattatcacacttgaacttgttttatggctcttatccgggttgttgtctcctgactagatccttgcttgtgttgtatctactctcagatgtacatcactttgaataaaagcgtctgctaaatgaaattgtagaactgtacAAAAGCACAGCTATTATTTGgtatttatttttccatataAAGTGGGACATAGCATCAGTCCTATGTTGAAGATCAAAAGATGGATTATTCTTTGGCACACTAAGAATTTATTTGTATCACTGCAAAGGGTCAATTCTGTTGTTTAGTTTGATATAAGCTACAATatgaaacaacatgaaaatgGGTGAAGAAATCATTAGCCATTACGGCGTAGAAATTTGATTTGGCCTCATAACATTATATTCCGGTATGTACAAAGATGCATTTAttgtaaaattatttattacaaaactgtaaatagttGAGTTTCATAGAAATATCTGGATGGTATGTAATGATTTGTATGTAAGGGTATCAATGAAACCATTAACATCCTCAGACACTGCCCTGTTGAAGGGAGGTTAGAAAAATTTTTGATGCAAAAAGCATGGCATACTAAAGAAGAGTTCTGGAATATGTTCTAATTTAGCAGAACGCTGCCATttatcaaatatgttttattgGTTAACAGATTGcttaatcttttattttgttaagccATGACAAAAAGTTATATTTTGAGAACATAAATTACCAATTCCcgataaaatgaatgaatttatgGCATGCACACaagtgaaaaaaacagcttgaGACCTAGAAGAACTTGACACTTGCAGGAATCCACAGCACCAGAGGAAGGTCAGCGTTAATGTATTCACAAAGAACCTGATCTTACAGTCAGTAACCATGATCCTCTCCATACCTGCTCGCTGTCCTACAAACTAATCAACCTTACTGAGAACTGATAGACAAGTTAACAAGATGGAATAAAGTACCTGAAAGCGTCCCAGGTTCCTGGAGGATGGTGCGCTGACTTTGACGTTTACAGGAAGAACATTTCCTGCACATAAAGTAAACATAAAGTAAAACCACTGACTCCTTCACTCAGACTCGACTCTGGTTTCAGCAACTTTCTCTGAACTCACCAGACAAGATGCCTTTTGCGATGCCGAAAGCCATGTTGCCTGCACCGATAAAGCCGACCTTCAGCTGCGAATCCATCTCAGGGTCCATTTTGATCTGAAACAAAAGCAGACAACTGATAAGAGCAGAAACATTAACCAACGACAACATCAGGGCCTCACACTTAACTAAAAACTAGGCATGTGACTCACGGGACAATCTACGACACAATACCATCATAACACACTGTCTACAATAGCTATGGTATCACACAGCATCACATAGACACACGTCAAAATTTGTTCTATACAATAGCACTGcaggtatttattatttttcatgcaaaaatgtcGACTTGACTGGTTACagcttttgttttcatgcttttctttctaatttatgattttaaattatttgtgtAGGTGCACCACCACCACACAGCAACAGACGGATTCATTGTGACtgtcagctttgtttacatgcacagaaaaaacaccTAATTACTGCGAGAAATCAGATTAAGGCAAGAAATCAATTAACATGGTAAATCCTGGTTTACAATTGGTCAGTAATATGatttctccccctcctccataACCACTACCACAACCTAGCTCCCCTGTCCTTGGTCTGTTCATCATAAAATAGCATCTTTAACCTGGTTCTGAGTTTATAGGGCCCAAAAGCTGGATCCACAGCAGAAAAACCAGTTAGTGTGACTGTAAATCACATTTCTTCTTCCTTGTAGCCTAATGATGGTTCAAAAAGCAGGTTAGACGTAAATTCAATATTGTTAGTTTTGTAGAGACAAAGTAAAAAATTTCAAGAAGTCGCCTTGGCTTTTGGATGTCTGTGATTAACACTTCGTAGCtgctatttcacattttattgactGAACAGTTAAAAATAGGTGGCAGGTTAAGCAATAGAGAACAAACTATGAATAAACTGTAGAGctgaaaatagagaaaaaaaattaaagaggaCATTTTGTGCTCATTTCTGTATCTGTATTTATATCCTGGGACTTCACTACAATAGcgtcatgttttatttttgttcgttttttttttttttttaaatgtacaggcCCTTTATGGAGCCACGCAGTTTATTCACTGTTGAGAACAAGCAGCTTTAGCAGTGGGTTCTTTAAGGCCAGCCTATCGAAAAGCCCAATTCCTTCTGATTGGCAGGTTTTGCAGAAGCCTTTTCTAGTGAGCACCACAAGAAACAGAAACTTTTTAAATGCATCCGTACATGTTTTGGCAGGAATCCatatataaacatttttcttcatataCTCTGTTAATGAAGTcgaaaatgtatgcaaaaaaacaccaaaatcagCTGGTAAAATCATATTCTGTTGTTGTCAATCAACTGTATTTTGAACTCTGCCCCTGCACCATTACTTATCTGTTTGTTTGGGCATATTAAAtgtctacaatattatttaagtAAACCGTTCTTGTAAAAacataacataaacataaacatatatatatatatatatatatatatatatatatatatatatatatatatatatatatatatatatatatatatatatatatatatataaatcaaGAAGACTGCTGTGCCTGGAGCAGGTGACCATATAAAGAAATCCATGACAAAGTAATGTGAGGTCTTCACCAAAGTAGAAAAATCCCATTAAAAACATGTCCAGAGCTGCTGAAGACTGAACTTTTATCTCACAGGTATTATTTGTACCTCATTATTGAAACTCTAGCCCTGTTTAATATGAACATCTGACATCATAACATTACATATGTATGaaagaagatgaggaagagcATAATAGATCCCCTTTAATCGGAAACTGTCATTTGTTACACTCCTTCTTGAGACCACCTACAGCTTATTAGCATAGAGTTcaataaaagaaatgcaaactttTACACAAAAAGCCCTACAATTGCTCCTACCTCATTAAGGTTTCAATGCTCAGTTTTTAGTTGAAACTATGCAGATCAATGAAATGGTCGTTTTGGAGTTTAATAGTTTGGGGCTCTTTAATGcactttgtatttttactttaaaacattttaaaattgagTATTTTGAAAAGCTCTTGAAATGTAACCACTATAACATAGTGACAATGTATTTAGCACGTGTAAATAGTGTTGTGAATCTGTCTTTGtttatactgtatgttttcctAGTGCAGTTTGCTGCTGAAAAAATGAT encodes the following:
- the pycr3 gene encoding pyrroline-5-carboxylate reductase 3 isoform X3, giving the protein MPKVPPTWRSRREDKNKRTAGSAAWCVDAAGLSDIKMDPEMDSQLKVGFIGAGNMAFGIAKGILSGNVLPVNVKVSAPSSRNLGRFQELGIAVTHSNIEVICGSDVVFVAVKPHLVPLVLNEISQHVTDRHIIVSVAAGVTLATLEELLPENSVAIRLMPNLPCVVQEGALLFARGSHAKQEDGALLRSLLHRCGLVEEGPEAWIDIHTGVSGSGVAFVYLFAEALAEGAVKMGMPSALAHSIASQTVLGAGRLLRDSGKHPAQLRSEVCTPGGTTIYGLHTLEQGGLRASTMSAVESATERARELGRKSAAGSRK
- the pycr3 gene encoding pyrroline-5-carboxylate reductase 3 isoform X2 — protein: MDDSGIKKQNWDVKETELFLEILKELDMKKCLDGRKIKMDPEMDSQLKVGFIGAGNMAFGIAKGILSGNVLPVNVKVSAPSSRNLGRFQELGIAVTHSNIEVICGSDVVFVAVKPHLVPLVLNEISQHVTDRHIIVSVAAGVTLATLEELLPENSVAIRLMPNLPCVVQEGALLFARGSHAKQEDGALLRSLLHRCGLVEEGPEAWIDIHTGVSGSGVAFVYLFAEALAEGAVKMGMPSALAHSIASQTVLGAGRLLRDSGKHPAQLRSEVCTPGGTTIYGLHTLEQGGLRASTMSAVESATERARELGRKSAAGSRK
- the pycr3 gene encoding pyrroline-5-carboxylate reductase 3 isoform X4 — its product is MDPEMDSQLKVGFIGAGNMAFGIAKGILSGNVLPVNVKVSAPSSRNLGRFQELGIAVTHSNIEVICGSDVVFVAVKPHLVPLVLNEISQHVTDRHIIVSVAAGVTLATLEELLPENSVAIRLMPNLPCVVQEGALLFARGSHAKQEDGALLRSLLHRCGLVEEGPEAWIDIHTGVSGSGVAFVYLFAEALAEGAVKMGMPSALAHSIASQTVLGAGRLLRDSGKHPAQLRSEVCTPGGTTIYGLHTLEQGGLRASTMSAVESATERARELGRKSAAGSRK